GCCATGATCACGCCGCCGAGCGGGCGCGCGAGATAGCCGGCCGCGAAGATGCCGAACGTCTGCAGCTGGCGCAGCCAGTCGGGAATGTCGTGCGGGAAGAACAGTTGCCCAATCGCCGGCGCGAAGAACACGAAGATGATGAAGTCGTAGAACTCGAGGGCGCCGCCGAGTGCGGCAAGGCCAAGGGTCTTGTAGTCGCTGCGCGTGAGCGCGCGTTCGGCGGCGCGAGGCACGCCGCTCAATTCGGAAGCTTGCATGGTCAGGACGATCGGTTTTCGAATGTTGTTGTCGGTGCTGCGTCTCCAGGGCCCGCTATCGGCATGGACTGACAAGGCGCGGCTTGCATCGTCGAAGCGTGCCGCGTGCCGGGTGAGGCACGCAACACGCACCGCTGCACCGGGGTGAGGCGCGGCGGAGACGAAGCGTCAAAGCGGGTGGGGGGATTCTACAGGAGCGCAAAATGCGCGCGCGCGGGGGCGCGCCGAGGAACGCTTCGGACCGCGAAGCCGAAGCCGAAGCCGAAGCCGAAGCCGAAGCCGAAGCCGAAGCCGAAGCCGACGCCGAAGCCGACGCCGAAGCCGACGCCGACGCAGACGCAGACGCAGAAGCGCACGCAGAAGCGCGCGCGGCGCGGGCGGCCGGTGAGCCGCTGACGCGCCGCGCGGGGCAGGGTCTCGCGGATCAGTTGCCGGCGATCGTATCGACCGGCTTGAACGCGCCGTGCTCGACCTTGTAGATCGTCACCGGCGCATCTTTCAGGTCGCCCTTCGTGTCGTACGCGATGCTGGGGGCCGACACGCCCTTGACCGACAGCTTGCCGAGATACGGCGTGTACACCTTCGGGTCGGTCGAGTTCGCGTCCTTCATCGCGGTGAGCAGCGCGATCGTGCCGTCATACGCGTACGGCGAGTAGGTGATCACGTCTTCGTTGAAGCGCGCCTTGTAGCGTGCGGCGTAGCCGGAGAAGCCCGGCATCTTTTCCTTCGGCAGCCCGCCCATGTAGACGATCGCGCCTTCGGCCGCGTCGCCGCCGACCTTCAGGAACGTCGGCGAGCGCGACATCTCGCCCGTCACGAACGCCGACTTCATCCCGAGCTGGCGCATCTTGCGGATCATCGGCGACGATTGCGCGTCGCCGCCGCCGTAGAAGATCGCGTCCGGGTTCATCCCCTTGAGGTTGGTCAGGATCGCGGAGAAGTCGAGCGCCTTGTCGTTCGTGAAGTCGCGCTTGATGATCGTGCCGCCCGCCGCCTCGACGGCCTTCGCGAATTCGTCTGCGATGCCCTGGCCGTAGGCCGTGCGGTCGTCGATGATCGCGATGCGCTTGAAGCGCAGCGTCTTCACCGCGTACGTGCCGACGATGCGGCCGGCCTGCGCGTCGCTCGTCAGCAGCCGGTAGGTCGTCTTGTAGCCGCGCGCCGTGTATTGCGGCGACGTGGCCATCGAGATCTGCGGCAGCCCTGCGCGATCGTACAGGTCGGATGCGGGAATGCTCGTGCCCGAGTTGAAGTGTCCGATGATCCCGCGGACGTTGTCGTCGATCAGCCGCTGCGCGACGGTCGTGCCCGTGCGCGGGTCAGCCTGGTCGTCCTGCGAATCGAGCTGGAACGTGACGGGCTTGCCGCCGATCGTCGGACGCGTCGCGTTGAAATCGGCGATCGCGAGCTGCACGCCCTTCTGCATGTCCGTGCCGTAGTTCGACTGCGGGCCGGTCAGCGGTGCGGCGAAACCGATCTTGACGACGTCGGCGGCAATGGCGTGCGCGCCCGACAGTGCGCAGGCAGCGGCCAGCGCGACGTGCGATACCTTCAGCTTCACTTTCACTTCCCCTTGATGGCGTGGTTGGGCCGCCGCCGGCTGGCGGGCCGGCGCCGGTAAACCGGGCGAGACGGTTCGGTCGGCCGGCCGATGCGAGGGCCGTGCGTGCTTGCCGCGTGCTGCCCGGGCTGTGCCGGAATCGGCGCACATGACGGCCGGTCCCGCAGGCCGTGCATGCCGATTGCTGCCGCGGCGTGAGGTCGTCTCGTGACCGTGAAACGAAGTCTAGGTAGCGAAAATGCGTGCGTCTTGCGCGTTCGGTGCGCGGCCGGCGACGATATCGGCATATCGTCGATAACCCTGATATATGCCGAAATCGTCACGCCAAATGCGCAAACGCGCCAAGACGCTGCACGTTCGCATTTCTATGCTGGCGAGTTCGGGCGTGCGGTGCCGGTGTGTGAATGCGCCAGTACGCGCGCGGGATGGCGGCACCGGCGCACGCGTGATTGCCGCGCTGGCGCAAGCGGATGCGCGGCCGGCCGCCGCACGCTCGGCGTAGTAGTTGCGCATGCAACGTATGTCGTCTGTCGCGTGACGATGCCGGCCGATCGGCGGCGGCGCGATGCGACGGCTGCCACCAACTTGCCCGCCTTTGCGATCGGCGCGACGCGATCGAAGGGGCGCTTCTATAATCGACGCCATCTGCCACTCGCATTGCGGTTGCCGGGATGACGACCTTGCTTGCCGTACCGCCCATGAGCCTGTCCGAACCGTTGCGCTACCAGCCCGACAACGCCGATCTCGGCGCGATGCTTGCGCACTTCCGCCTGCTCGAACCGGTGTTCGAC
This window of the Burkholderia lata genome carries:
- a CDS encoding branched-chain amino acid ABC transporter substrate-binding protein, with protein sequence MKLKVSHVALAAACALSGAHAIAADVVKIGFAAPLTGPQSNYGTDMQKGVQLAIADFNATRPTIGGKPVTFQLDSQDDQADPRTGTTVAQRLIDDNVRGIIGHFNSGTSIPASDLYDRAGLPQISMATSPQYTARGYKTTYRLLTSDAQAGRIVGTYAVKTLRFKRIAIIDDRTAYGQGIADEFAKAVEAAGGTIIKRDFTNDKALDFSAILTNLKGMNPDAIFYGGGDAQSSPMIRKMRQLGMKSAFVTGEMSRSPTFLKVGGDAAEGAIVYMGGLPKEKMPGFSGYAARYKARFNEDVITYSPYAYDGTIALLTAMKDANSTDPKVYTPYLGKLSVKGVSAPSIAYDTKGDLKDAPVTIYKVEHGAFKPVDTIAGN